One window of the Ictidomys tridecemlineatus isolate mIctTri1 chromosome 11, mIctTri1.hap1, whole genome shotgun sequence genome contains the following:
- the Snrnp40 gene encoding U5 small nuclear ribonucleoprotein 40 kDa protein has translation MIEQQKRKGPELPLVPVKRQRHELLLGAAGSGPGAGQQQGTPGALLQAGPPRCSSLQAPIMLLSGHEGEVYCCKFHPNGSTLASAGFDRLILLWNVYGDCDNYATLKGHSGAVMELHYNTDGSMLFSASTDKTVAVWDSETGERVKRLKGHTSFVNSCYPARRGPQLVCTGSDDGTVKLWDIRKKAAIQTFQNTYQVLAVTFNDTSDQIISGGIDNDIKVWDLRQNKLTYTMRGHADSVTGLSLSSEGSYLLSNAMDNTVRVWDVRPFAPKERCVKIFQGNVHNFEKNLLRCSWSPDGSKIAAGSADRFVYVWDTTSRRILYKLPGHAGSINEVAFHPDEPIILSASSDKRLYMGEIQ, from the exons ATGATAGAACAGCAGAAGCGCAAGGGCCCGGAGTTGCCGCTGGTTCCCGTCAAGCGGCAGCGGCATGAGTTACTGTTGGGAGCAGCGGGGTCGGGCCCCGGAGCCGGGCAGCAACAGGGGACTCCGGGAGCTTTACTGCAAGCG GGACCTCCAAGATGTTCCTCCCTTCAAGCCCCAATCATGCTGCTCTCAGGACATGAAGGAGAAGTGTACTGCTGCAAGTTTCACCCAAATGGATCCACCTTAGCATCTGCAGGATTTGACCGACTGATAT TGTTGTGGAATGTCTATGGTGACTGTGATAACTATGCTACATTGAAAGGACACAGTGGAGCAGTGATGGAACTGCATTATAATACAGATGGCAG TATGCTCTTCTCAGCATCCACAGATAAAACTGTGGCGGTGTGGGACAGTGAAACAGGAGAGAGGGTTAAAAGGCTGAAGGGACATACTTCCTTTGTGAATTCCTGTTATCCAGCCAGGAGGGGACCCCAGCTTGTCTGCACTGGCAGTGATGATGGTACTGTAAAG CTTTGGGACATCCGGAAGAAAGCAGCCATCCAGACATTTCAGAACACTTACCAGGTGTTAGCTGTAACCTTCAATGACACAAGTGATCAGATTATCTCTGGTGGAATAGACAACGATATCAAG gtCTGGGACCTACGCCAAAACAAGCTAACCTACACCATGAGAGGCCATGCAGATTCCGTGACTGGACTAAGTTTAAGTTCTGAAGGCTCTTACCTCTTGTCCAATGCAATGGACAATACAG TGCGGGTCTGGGATGTCCGACCATTTGCCCCCAAAGAGAGGTGTGTGAAGATATTTCAAGGAAATGTGCACAACTTTGAAAAG AATCTCCTGAGATGTTCTTGGTCACCTGATGGAAGCAAAATAGCAGCTGGCTCAGCCGACAG gtttgtgtatgtgtgggaTACCACAAGCAGAAGAATTCTGTATAAGCTGCCTGGCCATGCTGGCTCCATCAATGAAGTGGCTTTCCATCCTGATGAGCCCATCA TTCTTTCAGCATCCAGTGACAAGAGACTGTACATGGGAGAGATTCAGTGA